From one Triticum aestivum cultivar Chinese Spring chromosome 4B, IWGSC CS RefSeq v2.1, whole genome shotgun sequence genomic stretch:
- the LOC123093373 gene encoding germin-like protein 3-1, producing MITAGAILSLVMIIFFSTVCNSDPDLLFDYCVADTTSAAASFHFNGLPCIDPATACADHFATSALSEPTDPSATLFGFNATMTSPAASLPGANAQGLAMARVDLAPGGMAPLHSHPRASEVALVISGGVLVGFADTSYRLYTQRLRAGEAFVFPRGMVHFMRNEDASSPAVVLSGLNSQNPGAQLVPFSAFLTEPRLPDEVVKKTFRITGQGVQRIQRSLGGS from the coding sequence ATGATCACCGCTGGAGCCATCCTTTCTCTCGTGATGATCATCTTCTTCTCCACCGTCTGCAACTCCGACCCGGACCTCCTCTTCGACTACTGCGTCGCCGACACGACGTCTGCCGCCGCGTCGTTCCACTTCAACGGCCTGCCGTGCATCGACCCGGCGACGGCGTGCGCCGACCACTTCGCGACCTCGGCGCTCTCCGAGCCCACGGACCCGTCCGCCACGCTCTTCGGCTTCAACGCGACGATGACCAGCCCGGCCGCGTCCCTCCCGGGCGCGAACGCGCAGGGGCTCGCCATGGCGCGCGTCGACCTCGCGCCCGGCGGCATGGCGCCGCTGCACTCCCACCCGCGCGCGTCGGAGGTGGCGCTCGTGATCTCCGGCGGCGTGCTGGTGGGGTTCGCCGACACGTCGTACCGGCTGTACACGCAGCGGCTGCGCGCCGGCGAGGCCTTCGTGTTCCCGAGGGGCATGGTGCACTTCATGCGCAACGAGGACGCCTCGTCCCCCGCCGTCGTGCTGTCCGGGCTCAACAGCCAGAACCCCGGCGCGCAGCTCGTGCCCTTCTCGGCGTTCCTGACGGAGCCGCGGCTGCCCGACGAGGTCGTCA